In Mercurialis annua linkage group LG5, ddMerAnnu1.2, whole genome shotgun sequence, a single genomic region encodes these proteins:
- the LOC126682808 gene encoding polyol transporter 5-like produces MLFPSMKHVLNFVLLYVDEVMLICTSDYLLKRRSIKYEQYLDLVTVSAIFEIAGCLAAGVLSDWRGRRLVAILSSAISFIGILLIYLSHSYSILILSRIALGIGIGMGYLSIPIYIAELSPPFVRGFLASFPEVLSSMGFLVASVIHMTLSKVSKHLEWLVFIALSATSFLIITIVLAMMPESPSWLMRQGRVADATRIVTRCTRAPEEAHGRVNLMRQNIGLSADDTRDVVHSIPREEVRIDIFAWGELIRSTPAIARVVLSVNYLQVIRQLAMIDDLLSSSDPLLVHAYITVDNDTQVGLLCVMCFRTITLIAPMLMMDKYGRFKLVMISIGGICMSMGLLGFLDFSIRSTNAYIGAQNFFSVVCVFILAGSYSLGLGPIPYIYNAEAFPYRLRAQGTSFAIAISRLVWYFMFLSSATLYKFLHFGPVLIIRTVIIVVLMFLGIRNVRETSLVNID; encoded by the exons ATGCTTTTCCCTAGTATGAAGcatgttttaaattttgttttgttgtatGTAGATGAAGTGATGCTGATTTGCACTTCTGATTACTTGCTCAAAAGGCGAAGTATAAAGTACGAGCAATACTTAGATTTGGTAACAGTTAGTGCTATATTTGAGATAGCCGGATGTCTAGCAGCTGGAGTACTGTCCGATTGGAGAGGACGGCGTCTGGTGGCAATTCTATCCAGCGCTATCTCATTTATCGGTATCTTGCTGATATATCTATCCCATAGTTACTCAATTCTAATTCTCAGTCGCATTGCACTAGGAATTGGAATTGGTATGGGATATTTAAGCATACCGATATATATTGCGGAGTTATCACCTCCATTTGTACGAGGTTTCCTTGCCTCATTTCCAGAG GTGTTATCCAGTATGGGATTCTTAGTAGCCTCCGTAATACATATGACGCTATCAAAAGTCTCTAAACATTTAGAATGGCTGGTTTTTATTGCTCTAAGCGCCACTTCTTTCCTTATTATCACCATCGTTCTTGCGATGATGCCAGAGTCGCCAAGTTGGCTTATGAGGCAAGGTCGTGTTGCTGACGCAACACGAATAGTTACCAGGTGTACTAGAGCACCCGAAGAGGCTCATGGTCGTGTTAATCTGATGAGACAGAATATTGGTCTTTCAGCAGATGATACAAGGGATGTTGTCCATAGCATTCCAAGAGAAGAAGTCCGTATAGACATATTTGCATGGGGGGAGTTGATTCGCTCGACCCCAGCTATAGCTAGAGTTGTTTTGTCAGTGAACTATTTACAAGTAATTCGACAACTGGCAATGATAGATGATCTCCTCTCCTCTAGTGATCCCCTGCTTGTTCATGCTTACATTACAGTGGATAATGATACGCAAGTGGGGTTgctatgtgttatgtgttttaGGACCATAACTTTAATAGCGCCCATGCTGATGATGGACAAATATGGGCGTTTCAAACTAGTGATGATTAGCATTGGAGGCATTTGCATGTCTATGGGGTTGCTTGGATTTTTAGATTTTAGTATCCGCAGCACCAACGCATATATTGGTGCCCAGAATTTCTTTTCTGTAGTTTGTGTATTCATTCTTGCTGGATCATACTCTTTAGGCTTAGGACCTATACCGTATATTTATAACGCAGAGGCATTCCCTTATAGATTGCGTGCTCAGGGAACAAGCTTTGCCATTGCTATCAGTAGATTGGTATGGTATTTCATGTTTCTCTCATCAGCAACATTGTATAAGTTTCTTCATTTTGGTCCGGTTCTAATCATACGAACCGTTATTATTGTTGTTCTGATGTTTTTGGGGATTAGAAATGTTAGAGAAACAAGTCTAGTAAACATTGATTAG
- the LOC126683055 gene encoding uncharacterized protein LOC126683055 isoform X3, with product MIVYALLFNFLYYVEISEVPSFGIMLLELITGRFAVDITQCSQLVDWLTYTIQCGLDLELVRVYLQVQGTICNSRIIHINNKGRNILLDHSCVVKV from the exons ATGATTGTTTATGCTCTTCTCTTCAATTTTCTCTATTATGTAGAAATTTCTGAAGTTCCCAGTTTTGGCATAATGCTTCTCGAGTTGATCACTGGTCGTTTCGCTGTTGATATAACTCAATGCTCTCAGTTAGTTGATTGG CTTACATACACCATTCAGTGCGGCTTAGACCTCGAATTAGTCAG AGTCTACTTGCAAGTTCAAGGAACAATTT GTAATTCCAGGATCATACACATAAATAACAAGGGACGCAATATTCTACTGGATCATAGCTGTGTAGTGAAGGTATAA
- the LOC126683055 gene encoding proline-rich receptor-like protein kinase PERK1 isoform X1, giving the protein MIVYALLFNFLYYVEISEVPSFGIMLLELITGRFAVDITQCSQLVDWDVYLYDEMTRIIPSAAAYIHHSVRLRPRISQPKMLHRIWNYSKCWESTCKFKEQFVIPGSYT; this is encoded by the exons ATGATTGTTTATGCTCTTCTCTTCAATTTTCTCTATTATGTAGAAATTTCTGAAGTTCCCAGTTTTGGCATAATGCTTCTCGAGTTGATCACTGGTCGTTTCGCTGTTGATATAACTCAATGCTCTCAGTTAGTTGATTGG GATGTTTATCTTTATGATGAGATGACCCGAATCATTCCTTCTGCTGCAGCTTACATACACCATTCAGTGCGGCTTAGACCTCGAATTAGTCAG CCCAAAATGCTACATAGGATATGGAATTACAGCAAATGTTGGG AGTCTACTTGCAAGTTCAAGGAACAATTT GTAATTCCAGGATCATACACATAA
- the LOC126683055 gene encoding proline-rich receptor-like protein kinase PERK1 isoform X5, which produces MIVYALLFNFLYYVEISEVPSFGIMLLELITGRFAVDITQCSQLVDWDVYLYDEMTRIIPSAAAYIHHSVRLRPRISQSLLASSRNNL; this is translated from the exons ATGATTGTTTATGCTCTTCTCTTCAATTTTCTCTATTATGTAGAAATTTCTGAAGTTCCCAGTTTTGGCATAATGCTTCTCGAGTTGATCACTGGTCGTTTCGCTGTTGATATAACTCAATGCTCTCAGTTAGTTGATTGG GATGTTTATCTTTATGATGAGATGACCCGAATCATTCCTTCTGCTGCAGCTTACATACACCATTCAGTGCGGCTTAGACCTCGAATTAGTCAG AGTCTACTTGCAAGTTCAAGGAACAATTT GTAA
- the LOC126683055 gene encoding proline-rich receptor-like protein kinase PERK1 isoform X2 has protein sequence MIVYALLFNFLYYVEISEVPSFGIMLLELITGRFAVDITQCSQLVDWDVYLYDEMTRIIPSAAAYIHHSVRLRPRISQPKMLHRIWNYSKCWESTCKFKEQFVSH, from the exons ATGATTGTTTATGCTCTTCTCTTCAATTTTCTCTATTATGTAGAAATTTCTGAAGTTCCCAGTTTTGGCATAATGCTTCTCGAGTTGATCACTGGTCGTTTCGCTGTTGATATAACTCAATGCTCTCAGTTAGTTGATTGG GATGTTTATCTTTATGATGAGATGACCCGAATCATTCCTTCTGCTGCAGCTTACATACACCATTCAGTGCGGCTTAGACCTCGAATTAGTCAG CCCAAAATGCTACATAGGATATGGAATTACAGCAAATGTTGGG AGTCTACTTGCAAGTTCAAGGAACAATTTGTAAGTCACTGA
- the LOC126683055 gene encoding uncharacterized protein LOC126683055 isoform X4 → MHGKSRIIHINNMGSIILLDYSCVVKDVYLYDEMTRIIPSAAAYIHHSVRLRPRISQVNYMFQNFAIYYNQIGYYNLETPCSCITLLLEN, encoded by the exons ATGCATG GTAAGTCCAGGATCATACACATAAATAACATGGGAAGCATTATTCTACTGGATTATAGCTGTGTAGTGAAG GATGTTTATCTTTATGATGAGATGACCCGAATCATTCCTTCTGCTGCAGCTTACATACACCATTCAGTGCGGCTTAGACCTCGAATTAGTCAGGTAAATTATATGTTCCAGAACTTTGCTATTTACTATAATCAAATTGGTTATTATAACTTAGAAACTCCATGCTCATGTATAACTTTGCTATTAGAAAATTAG